From the genome of bacterium:
ATATACCTTTTCAACGTCTCCAAGGAAGGCTTCTTTACTAAAAGGTTTTTCAGGAAAATATATAAGATGTGGACCGTCTTCATCTCTCTTTTTACCAAGGGCAGCAGCCGCAACCAAAAATCCAGCGTGTCTTCCCATAATAACATCTATCTTAACACCCGGCAAAGATTTGTTGTCCAGATTGTTTCCCATAACAGCCATAGCAACAAATTTAGCTGCACTTCCATAGCCAGGAGTATGGTCGTTTTCACGAAGGTCGTTATCTATTGTTTTTGGGATATGGAAACATCTAAATTCGTATCCCTCTTTCTTAGCATTCTCATTCAATATATTTGCTGTTTCTGCTGAGTCATTACCACCTATATAAAAAAAGTACCTTATATCATATTTTTGTAGTATCTTAAATATTTCCACACAATCTTCACTGGTAGGTTTTTTTCTTACACTGCCGAGAGCGGCGCAGGGAGTAAAAGCAACTTTTTTTAGGATAGCAAGATTTTCTTTTTTTAAATCTATAAACCTCTCTTTCAAGATTCCATCAATTCCGTTTAATGAACCGTAAATTTGTTTTATCTGTTTATGTTTTTTCGCTTCAATAACAGCTCCAACAAGACTCTGGTTTATAACAACAGTTGGTCCTCCACTTTGAGCTATTATCATATTTCCTTTAAGATTATTACTCATTTTTTCTCCTTTACCCCACTTCTTTTAACTGATTAAGCGTTTCCCTCTCCTCTTGGGGTAGTCTGAGTGAGGTTTATCCGCTATAGTCAACCTGAGTTAAACTGTAAACTTTGGTAATATGTTTTCTGCTTTTAATACAAGAACACAATAAAGTAACTAACTATTGCTCCAATGACCAGGTATAAAAATGCAGAAAGAAGAAGTTTAGAAAAAAGCGTATCTTTTTCAGAGCCGTACCCTGCAGAAGCTATAGCAAGAGCTCCAAGAGTAGAAAATGGAGAAATAGAAACAAGATGAGAACCAATAACTATAGCAGATATAAGAGGTTCTGGTCTTACGGCTCCCCCTGCTTGTGTTGCAACTCCTTGTACTGTTGGAATAAGCGTGGGCATTACAACTCCTGAAGAACTGGAGAATAGAGACATTAAACTACTAAGAAAAGACATTGTTGGTGCTGCTGTTTTTTCATTGGTTAGTTTTCCTAACGTTTCTACTATTATTGTCATTCCTTCAGTGCTATTAACAAGATTTATCATTAAAGCCACTCCACATATAAGAAGTATAGCCGACCAAGGTACTTGAGCAAGGGCTTCTTGCTCTGTTGTTACTCTCAAAATTAAAAGGCATCCTGAAGCTAAAAAAGCAGTCAAGGCAATATTACCACCAAAAATAATAGTTATTATTGCAATAAAAATAACCACAACAGTTGTTTTTTGCTGTCTTGTTAAAGGTGGAGAAAGTTTTGCATTGACCACCATATTACGAGGAATTTTGTATCCTTTCATTACAATATAAGTTAGTATCCCAAAAAAAGTAGAAACTATAAACATATCTCTAAAAAGAGTCATAGAAATCTGTAAACCTTCTTTTGTGGCAAGCTCACTAGCAATAATGCCAGTTGGTGCCAAAGGAGACAAGCCCCCAGCATTTGCTCCAAGTATAACCATTATTGAAACCATAAGAAGAGATATTTTTTCTTCTTTTGCCATTGCTAAAGCAAGAGGAGTCATCATTGCAACCATGGCTATATTCCCAGGACCAAGAGCAGCAATTACAGCAGTCGTAAGAAACAGTAAAAGAGGTAAAAATCTTATATGTCCTTTTAATGCGTTTGAAGATTTCTCAACAATCCTTTTTAGCGTACCGTTGGAAGCCGCTATACTAAACAGAAGGTTCATACCAAAAAGCATCATAAACAGACTTGTTGGCCACCCTAAAACAATAGTTTTTAAGTCAATTTTTATAATAAACCCTACTATAAAAGCTAACCCTATAGCGATAAGACCTATATTGACTTTTGTCAAAACACCTATTACTATAGCTAAAATTAGGCCCGATATGCTCAAAATTGCGTGGCTCATATTACCTCTGAAATTGGTTTGGGTTTAAAAAACTGGAATGTAAAAGATTTATTATACTATAGATTGTTAAAAGTTCAAAAAGAATTTCTCATAAGTTTTTATAAAAATTTTCCAAAGTAAAACCAATTAAAAATTGTCTTTTCCACCTCTAAGAGATATAATAAGGTAGTTAAAATTTGTGAAATATTCTACAAAATTCTACAAGGAGACCTGTCAATGAAAAATAGACACTTTTCCATAATCATCGTTCTATTATCGATCATCTTTTCGACTTTGATAAGCGCTTCCCCACATAAAACAGGCCTTCGCCCGATGACTTCTGAAGAGAAAGCCCGTATCTTACCTAAAATGTTCACCATAACAAAACCTCAACGTCTTACTAAAGCACCACTTCCTACATATGTTGCAAACATTACACATCTACCTGTTGTTACAAACCAAGGGAGTTTAGGTAGTTGTGCAGCTTACTCTACCTGTTACTATATGAAGACCTACCAAGAGGCAAAAGAAAGAGGGTGGGAAAACCCTGACCCTAAAACAGAACCCGAAAAAGTAGCCAGCCCTGCTTGGGGGTATAATATTGCACCACGAAGCGAATCTTTTGGTGGGATGGCTGTTAACCATTTTGTTGTAGCAGATTATATATGTGAATACGGTATAGCCAGTTGGGAAGAGATGCCTTACAACCCAGAAGATTACGATTGGGAGGCATGGCCTACCCAAGATGTCTGGAAACGCGGTCTTAAGTGGAGAGGCAAACAAGCAGGCATAATAAAGGTAGATACTCCAGAAGGTATAGAAGCTTTAAAGGAGTACCTTGCAGAAGGAAATGTTGCTATTATTAGTACCCCTGTCTACTCCAATTTTGATGTTTATCCAAACGGTAACTATACAAATAACAATGTTTTTTATGCCAACACTAACGATGATTATCGAGGTGGGCACGCCTTAACTGTTGTAGGGTATGACGATAATAAAACATATTACGATTCTATTGAAGGTAAAGAGAAAAAAGGCGCTTTCCTTCTTGTCAACTCATGGGGCACCGACTGGGGCGTAGAAGAACTAACTATGGGAACAAAAGGGTTTATATGGATTGCTTACGACTTTTTTCTCTCAAAAAAGAATGGCGACCCTGACGCACTTATTATGATTGACAGAATAGATTATAAGCCCAAATTATTTGCTACAATAGGTATTAACCATACAAGAGGAAGAAACCTGACTTCTCATATTATGGCAGGCAATAAAGACCTACTTGAATATCCTATCCAAAACCCTATATGGATTAAAGAGGCATTGCCTCATAGCAACCAATACCCTCTTAATAGCCGTATTGTTATAGACCTTACGGACTTTGCTCATTACGGAAACCTTGCCTGGTACCTACAGGTTTTTCATATTTCACAGATTGGCGGGGAAGGAGAAATAAACCATTTTAGTATACAAAAAGGAGATGATACCCTTTGTGAATATACTGAAGCGCCTGTTGAAACCCAACCAAATTGGTATGTGTGGCTTAAAGCAAGCACTTTTATTGATAAGGAAGACCTTTTTGAAGGGATGAAGGTAAGACAAGGTGGGGCTGTTTGGGCTGACTTCAACAATGATGGAAAACCTGACTTACTTATAACAGGGTATAACCACAAAACAGGTGAGCCGGTTGTATCTACCCTTCTTTTTATAAACAAGGGTGATAAAACTTTTAAAGAAGGTGTTACAGGGAACCTTCCACAACTTGGCAATAGTTTTCTTGCTGTATCTGACTATAATAACGATGGCTTCCCTGATGTAGCCATACACGGATATATTCCTAATACAGGGTATATAACAAAAATCTATTCTAACAACGGGAACAACACTTTTACTGATACAGGGGTAGAGTTACCTACTGAAAATGTGAATAGTTTAAGTTGGGCTGACTATGATAACGACGGGTTACCAGATTTAGCTGTAAGCGTAAGCGGTGATACAGAAAAGATTTTTCTTTACCGTAACCTAAAAAATAATAACTTTGAGGTAGTTTCTCAACCTATAAATGCTTCAGGAAGTATCTCTTGGGCTGATTTTGATAACGACGGATGGGTTGACTTTATTGTTGCAGGTAAAAATAAGACATCTTTATACAGGAACACAGGTGACGGTATCTTTGTTGAGACATCAAACATTATTCCGCCCTTAACTCAGGCGTCAATCTCTTGGGGTGACTATAACAATGATGGGCTACTTGATTTTGCTATATCAGGGCAACTTGAAGATTTATCTCCCTATACTGCTATTTATAAGAATAACGGCAACTCTCTTTTCTCTCTGATTGATACCTATCTTGAACCATTATCTTATGGTTCTCTTATGTGGGGAGATATAAACAACGATGGACTCCTTGACCTTATTGTTTGTGGTAGGAGTAAAGATATCTACTCTCAAAGCAATGATGGGCGCTATTATAACCAGACAAATATATATCTTAACAATATACAGGATAATTTTAGTAATGCTTATGCAGAACTCCCTAACATCTCTTACTCATCTGATTTTACGCTTCCCCAAACTTTTAACACCCTTTCACTTATCGACTACGATTCAGACGGGGACCTTGATATATTTTTATCAGGTATAAAAACATATATTAATACCAGCAACCCTAACGAGATTTGTACAGGTATTCAAGAAAATCTAATTATTGACAAAAATAACCCTCCTACACCTCCAACAGACCTTACCTCTTCATCTGGTTGGGAGGATGGGGCTATAACTCTTTCTTGGGATAAAGGTAGTGATACAGAAACCCCAGCCGATGGATTATATTATAATGTTAGGGTAGGGAGAACTTCAGGTGCAACAGAGATAGTTAATCCAAGCAACTCTTTTATAACTCCCGGTTATATCCCCAGCCAATCAAGGAAATTTCTTTTAACAGGTCTATCTGCTGGCACATATTATTGGGCAGTCCAAACAGTAGATGCTGGAAAAAACGTGTCTAATTGGAGCGGTGAGAAGAGTTTTACAATAGACCCTTACACCCGCACCTACAACTTACACATATCTGTAGAAAACTCTGCTTTAGGAACCACTGACCCTTCACCCGGCACTTATTCTTATAATCAAGGGACAAACGTTACAATAACTGCTATTCCTAACGGCGGACATAAGTTTAGCCATTGGTCTGGAGATATTGAAACCCCTTCTGATAACCCAGCAACTATCCTTATGGATAGACCTCGACAGGTTAAAGCCCACTTTAAAGTTGATTACACAATAACCCTACCTTGGGAATTACAAACACCTACCGACTGGGGGAACAGGTACCACCATTCCACAATTGATTTTAAAAACAAACTCTGGGTTATTGGCGGGTATGATAAAGATACATTATCAGGTAGAAACGATGTATGGTCCTCTACCGATGGAACCACCTGGATACAAGAAACTAGTTCTGCTGGTTGGCTACCCAGATACGGACAAAAAACGGTTGTTTTTAATAACAAACTTTGGCTTCTTGGAGGTATTGATGTCAACACTAATATGGGGTTAAGTGATGTCTGGTCTTCTGACAACGGTAAAGATTGGACAAGAGTAACTGAGAATGCGCCTTGGGGCAAAAGAAACAGTTTTGCCAGTATAGTTTTTGACAATAAACTCTGGGTTATCGGTGGCAAAAAATACGGAACATTATTTAACGATGTATGGTATTCAGAAGATGGTATCAACTGGATAGAAGCGACACCCTCAGCCGAGTGGCAAGCTCGAGAAGGACATTCTGCTGTGGTATTTGATAACAAACTCTGGGTTATTGGCGGGTACTACGGTGTTTTTCAAGATAAAGGGGACGTATGGTACTCAGAAGACGGTATCAACTGGTCACCAGCTACAATATCAACAGAATGGTCGCCAAGAAAGAACCATACATCCCTTGTTTATGAAGGGCTTATTTGGATATTTGGGGGAGAAACTAAAGATGAGCTGGGTAACTGGTCAACACCTTCAAATGAGGTCTGGTATTCTTACGATGGCACCAACTGGCGACTATCTTTTACTGAGTCGGTATGGACACCTCGTTTTGGGCATACATCAACCATTTTCAATAACAAAATCTGGGTAGTAGGTGGTTCCCACGACGCAGAAGATATCTGGTCGGTTTCGCCTACTTTAAGTTTTCCTAACACTTACGAGTTAATTATATCTGCAGGAGAAGGTGGCACAACATCACCTTCACCCGGCCATTACCACGATCTTTTAGATAAAGAGTTTAATATTCAAGCGGTCGCTTCTTATGGGTATAGGTTTAAAAAATGGGAGGGCGAGGTTGATACCCCAAATAGTGAATCAATAACTATTAGATTAGACGAAAATAAAAGCGTTAAAGCAACCTTTGAAAAACTTACAACCTATACACTTACAATTTTGCCACCTATTGGCTCAGGAAGAGTTTTTCCTTCTCCACAAACTTATACCTATCCAGAAGACACATTGGTAGATATTAACTCAACCCCTTCCTACAGATACATCTTCTCTCATTGGGAAGGCTGTGTTAATGAGCCCAACTCTTCTTCAACAAGCGTTCTTATAAATCAAAACAAGACCATTACAGCCCATTTTATTCCCGACCCGTTTATTCCTTCAATGAATATAGACGGTGGGGAGAACTTTACAATCTTTTTGCAAGACGAAGGCACTGTTTGGACTTGGGGAGACAACACTTCTGGGCAGTTAGGTAACAAAACTCGTATAACCTCTAACACTCCTATCTCCTACTCTGTGTTAGAGGAAGTTAAAAAAGTATCAGCTGGGAATTCTCATTCTGTAGCACTTAAAGACAATGGTAACGTTTGGGCTTGGGGAGATAACACTTTTGGACAAGTTGGTATTAACTCAACATCAACTTATATAGAAGAACCTATTCTTGTTTCAGAGGTATCAAACATTCTTGAAATATCAGCTGGCGGTTACCATACTGTTGCTTTAAAATCAGACGGTAGCGTCTGGGCTTGGGGAGATAACACTTCAGGGCAACTTGGGCTTGGAACTACATATCAAGGACAAAACTTTTATTCACCTAAACAGACACTTGGAGTTGAAGAAGTAGGGTTTTTAAAAGATATAGTAGGTATCTCAGCCGGATATTCTCATACTTTAGCGGTAAAATCAAATGGAGAAGTATTGGCTTGGGGTAACAATATATGGGGGCAACTTGGAATAAATAACACAATTTATAGCAACCTTCCAGTAAAAGTATTTAACCTTACCAATATAAAAAGTGTCTCAGCTGGAGGTACTGGGCTTTTAGGAGACCACTCTTTAGCAGTAAAATCAGACGGTAGCGTCTGGGCTTGGGGTTCAAATAAAAAGGGGCAGTTAGGCGACAAAACAGAGGTTGATAGATTAGTTCCAGTACAGGTTAAAGGAGAAAACGGGGTTGGGTATCTAAAAAATATAAGGCAGGTATCGGCTGGAGGCAGACATTCTCTTGCTCTGGATAAAGATGGCAATATCTGGGCTTGGGGGGATAATACTTACGGACAACTTGGTGATGGAACAAATAATGATACCAACTTTCCTATAAAAATAACAGACCTGCCAAAGATTGTTCAGATATCTACAGGTTTAAGGCATAGTATAGCAATAGATGAAGACGGGCAACTCTGGGTATGGGGTTTTAATATAAAAGGGCAGTTAGGTAACGGAAGAGAAACAAACTCAAATATACCTATACAACTTGAAAATATAAAGGTTGATGTTACTTCATATCTTTTAGAAGTATCTTCTATCCCTTCAAACGGCGGGATAACAGTTCCTTCTGGTATAAAAAAATGTAGACCTAACTCAAATATTCTTATTACTGCTTTACCTGATGAAAGATACAACTTTGAGAACTGGTCTGGATATGTTACAGGTAACGAAACCACTGTAACTATTTTTATGGATAGGGACAAGAACGTAAAGGCAAACTTTCAACTTAAACCAGAAGAAAAAGCAACACTTACTATGGTCTGCGACCCACCTAATGCAGGAGTTCTTATGCCAGTTGAAGGAGAACACGAGTTTGAGGTAGGTAGTTTAGTCAATATATCTGTTCTGCCTGGCTACCGATACACTTTTACTGGTTGGAGTGATAACGTTTCTAACTCTTCTGCCTACGAAACAAATATCCAAATTCAAGAAGATATGACGGTTGTTGCCAATTTTATTAAAGACGATTTTAAATCTAAACCACAAATATCTGCAGGCGCCCAATACAACTTAATACTTAAAGATGATTCGAGTGTTTGGGC
Proteins encoded in this window:
- a CDS encoding 6-phosphofructokinase — its product is MSNNLKGNMIIAQSGGPTVVINQSLVGAVIEAKKHKQIKQIYGSLNGIDGILKERFIDLKKENLAILKKVAFTPCAALGSVRKKPTSEDCVEIFKILQKYDIRYFFYIGGNDSAETANILNENAKKEGYEFRCFHIPKTIDNDLRENDHTPGYGSAAKFVAMAVMGNNLDNKSLPGVKIDVIMGRHAGFLVAAAALGKKRDEDGPHLIYFPEKPFSKEAFLGDVEKVYSKYGRCLVAVSEGISNKEGEPIISQFINETDTHGNVQLSGTGALGDLLSELVKTKLNIGRVRADTFGYLQRSFPGIYSEVDAKEAYEVGEIAVKKAVLEGLDGSIAIKRKQVKSYSVFYEPVPLNKVAKHTRSMPSKFINRAGNYVTQSFIDYALPLIGKLPEVEFLKGVPVDNKK
- a CDS encoding SLC13 family permease, producing MTKVNIGLIAIGLAFIVGFIIKIDLKTIVLGWPTSLFMMLFGMNLLFSIAASNGTLKRIVEKSSNALKGHIRFLPLLLFLTTAVIAALGPGNIAMVAMMTPLALAMAKEEKISLLMVSIMVILGANAGGLSPLAPTGIIASELATKEGLQISMTLFRDMFIVSTFFGILTYIVMKGYKIPRNMVVNAKLSPPLTRQQKTTVVVIFIAIITIIFGGNIALTAFLASGCLLILRVTTEQEALAQVPWSAILLICGVALMINLVNSTEGMTIIVETLGKLTNEKTAAPTMSFLSSLMSLFSSSSGVVMPTLIPTVQGVATQAGGAVRPEPLISAIVIGSHLVSISPFSTLGALAIASAGYGSEKDTLFSKLLLSAFLYLVIGAIVSYFIVFLY
- a CDS encoding FG-GAP-like repeat-containing protein, yielding MKNRHFSIIIVLLSIIFSTLISASPHKTGLRPMTSEEKARILPKMFTITKPQRLTKAPLPTYVANITHLPVVTNQGSLGSCAAYSTCYYMKTYQEAKERGWENPDPKTEPEKVASPAWGYNIAPRSESFGGMAVNHFVVADYICEYGIASWEEMPYNPEDYDWEAWPTQDVWKRGLKWRGKQAGIIKVDTPEGIEALKEYLAEGNVAIISTPVYSNFDVYPNGNYTNNNVFYANTNDDYRGGHALTVVGYDDNKTYYDSIEGKEKKGAFLLVNSWGTDWGVEELTMGTKGFIWIAYDFFLSKKNGDPDALIMIDRIDYKPKLFATIGINHTRGRNLTSHIMAGNKDLLEYPIQNPIWIKEALPHSNQYPLNSRIVIDLTDFAHYGNLAWYLQVFHISQIGGEGEINHFSIQKGDDTLCEYTEAPVETQPNWYVWLKASTFIDKEDLFEGMKVRQGGAVWADFNNDGKPDLLITGYNHKTGEPVVSTLLFINKGDKTFKEGVTGNLPQLGNSFLAVSDYNNDGFPDVAIHGYIPNTGYITKIYSNNGNNTFTDTGVELPTENVNSLSWADYDNDGLPDLAVSVSGDTEKIFLYRNLKNNNFEVVSQPINASGSISWADFDNDGWVDFIVAGKNKTSLYRNTGDGIFVETSNIIPPLTQASISWGDYNNDGLLDFAISGQLEDLSPYTAIYKNNGNSLFSLIDTYLEPLSYGSLMWGDINNDGLLDLIVCGRSKDIYSQSNDGRYYNQTNIYLNNIQDNFSNAYAELPNISYSSDFTLPQTFNTLSLIDYDSDGDLDIFLSGIKTYINTSNPNEICTGIQENLIIDKNNPPTPPTDLTSSSGWEDGAITLSWDKGSDTETPADGLYYNVRVGRTSGATEIVNPSNSFITPGYIPSQSRKFLLTGLSAGTYYWAVQTVDAGKNVSNWSGEKSFTIDPYTRTYNLHISVENSALGTTDPSPGTYSYNQGTNVTITAIPNGGHKFSHWSGDIETPSDNPATILMDRPRQVKAHFKVDYTITLPWELQTPTDWGNRYHHSTIDFKNKLWVIGGYDKDTLSGRNDVWSSTDGTTWIQETSSAGWLPRYGQKTVVFNNKLWLLGGIDVNTNMGLSDVWSSDNGKDWTRVTENAPWGKRNSFASIVFDNKLWVIGGKKYGTLFNDVWYSEDGINWIEATPSAEWQAREGHSAVVFDNKLWVIGGYYGVFQDKGDVWYSEDGINWSPATISTEWSPRKNHTSLVYEGLIWIFGGETKDELGNWSTPSNEVWYSYDGTNWRLSFTESVWTPRFGHTSTIFNNKIWVVGGSHDAEDIWSVSPTLSFPNTYELIISAGEGGTTSPSPGHYHDLLDKEFNIQAVASYGYRFKKWEGEVDTPNSESITIRLDENKSVKATFEKLTTYTLTILPPIGSGRVFPSPQTYTYPEDTLVDINSTPSYRYIFSHWEGCVNEPNSSSTSVLINQNKTITAHFIPDPFIPSMNIDGGENFTIFLQDEGTVWTWGDNTSGQLGNKTRITSNTPISYSVLEEVKKVSAGNSHSVALKDNGNVWAWGDNTFGQVGINSTSTYIEEPILVSEVSNILEISAGGYHTVALKSDGSVWAWGDNTSGQLGLGTTYQGQNFYSPKQTLGVEEVGFLKDIVGISAGYSHTLAVKSNGEVLAWGNNIWGQLGINNTIYSNLPVKVFNLTNIKSVSAGGTGLLGDHSLAVKSDGSVWAWGSNKKGQLGDKTEVDRLVPVQVKGENGVGYLKNIRQVSAGGRHSLALDKDGNIWAWGDNTYGQLGDGTNNDTNFPIKITDLPKIVQISTGLRHSIAIDEDGQLWVWGFNIKGQLGNGRETNSNIPIQLENIKVDVTSYLLEVSSIPSNGGITVPSGIKKCRPNSNILITALPDERYNFENWSGYVTGNETTVTIFMDRDKNVKANFQLKPEEKATLTMVCDPPNAGVLMPVEGEHEFEVGSLVNISVLPGYRYTFTGWSDNVSNSSAYETNIQIQEDMTVVANFIKDDFKSKPQISAGAQYNLILKDDSSVWASGLNNLGQLGINYTSQNEADKQVLTLDNDKLLGIVSISAGISHSLALSYDGTIYSWGNNNKGALGDGTTIQSAGAVKVKSPDGTEYFSCITQVSAGAAHSAAIMMDGTLWTWGDNSSGRLGINSTEDKRLLPTQVKGVMGRGYLLDIVSVSSGSEYTLALSKDGKVYAWGGNLYGQLGNGFSGEEHNSYVPVLVQNLTDIISISANRYMTGSLPQFSVALKKDGSVWVWGDGSSGQLGNGTSGDNANSNIPLKVSNLTNIKEIKAGYNHILALKNDGTIWAWGDNYSGQLGDGTTERRTTPVQVKGSDGAGVLTDIISISAGINYSMALQSDGTILYWGDGTQEMFAQDLLGRNPLPIDHPNCQVDTSVEVVYLKISTLPKDVGTLFPPQGIHAYNPGTEVNVRASGESGYFFSHWNQGTSSSSEYNTIIMDTDKSVTAFFEKPFYGKGDINKDGVINIQDVILALRMSISLPLTIGFETLSAPYLQNVKTSADINSDGEVNISDVILILRLALDLDISADPYQPRQVVGGETTTEEVVKDISAGEECVATLKDGTKVELPALSKDYSLTLSRVSNYLNLDDEFSLNPEDNVSPQVSGSLRTLNLIFDSVLSDTEKLQCIPTITIPKKEVGTLNPDTINILRVVERIVEGRVEREYTLLPTHFDNAGNLTTKDIYLPNQLFKVETLSNGIKSGLPPINVNYSSITFQGTINWKQKSRLIRTVPYIQSEEKRMPLFMLSEEVQEWELKKPIKNVVVLVHGHNESEKTGLQGQFQPNAPFPWEVDYKVDVWKGLYEVFIKEYFDFNSCTVFYEFVYPTWRPIFNHLDKELVDQITSELSTQLALNKTEKDSMPFNLFIVAHSMGGVVSRAGIVKFPEDLEERFQKFISWGSPHRGAAMYSLRYQVTSPAYTAKTWTGSLISSIMSAYVSRTVIDAPGIMDLRWANGTGASRRSLKLDDYFEVKDEYKTQSSVYDLRSGSLIYNERLEQLNASDNRGDKYTFMYGITGKGVALSEISDMGFSKLKEVLSAGEIAIGATINRFLVDKGSSSYLGFMESDSDGAVPITSMTGLGLLPTATHSLGRGVDHESYYGADAQETAEKTFELLGFRTNPEYDPPEITFTDLMENQPLPVDENGNISIEGQLDWKSPRNLTKGVKDIKFYKYTHAYDSQHGLNWEGQEVEGITSEDWSIDKDGNFTLSCNIPESHKVYAIKVSIIFQDDTELQEVVMLGSPEENEESNDGETINWSLTGLDRVFCLGNRIDSFNVMNSLYYYQKPEAGETPNIYINTYTYPSFKAPGYTHQLFAGQYETSERDPLNATDLAILWDIEEEEAPEELDFMEIGLSTSYQEENTFIISYGVYPHSSVSGSVKRVSVIMLPIARKEREEFLPLYCRPQELPEE